Proteins encoded together in one Chryseobacterium sp. G0201 window:
- the kbl gene encoding glycine C-acetyltransferase: MISEKYLQNLQNELKNIENDGLFKRERIITSQQSAEIEANGKKLLNFCANNYLGLSNNPEVMKASQDMIESHGYGMSSVRFICGTQDIHKQLEEKIAQFLGLEDTILYAACFDANGGVFEPLFTEEDAIISDELNHASIIDGVRLCKAARYRYKNNNMADLEAQLIVASEKNHRFKIIVTDGVFSMDGIVADLKGVCDLADKYDALVMVDDSHATGFIGKTGRGTHEANEVMGRVDIITSTLGKALGGALGGFTSGKKEIIDMLRQRSRPYLFSNSLAPGIVGAALKVLEMISDDTSLRDQVMENAEYFRAEMKAKGFDIPDGDAAIVPVMLYDAPLAQKMAEKLMDEGIYVIGFFYPVVPKGKARIRVQLSAAHTRAHLDKAIVAFEKVGKELGVIS; encoded by the coding sequence ATGATTTCTGAAAAATATCTTCAAAATTTACAGAACGAACTTAAGAATATCGAGAACGACGGGCTTTTCAAAAGAGAAAGAATTATTACTTCTCAGCAAAGTGCGGAAATAGAAGCCAACGGAAAAAAACTCCTGAACTTCTGTGCCAACAATTATTTGGGATTATCAAACAATCCTGAAGTGATGAAAGCTTCTCAGGACATGATCGAATCTCATGGTTACGGAATGTCTTCTGTACGTTTCATCTGTGGAACTCAGGATATTCACAAGCAGTTGGAAGAAAAAATTGCTCAATTCTTAGGTCTTGAGGATACTATTTTATACGCTGCATGCTTTGATGCGAATGGAGGTGTTTTCGAACCTTTATTCACAGAAGAAGATGCGATTATTTCGGATGAATTAAACCACGCTTCAATCATCGACGGAGTTCGTCTTTGTAAAGCGGCAAGATATCGTTACAAAAACAATAATATGGCAGATTTGGAAGCTCAGTTGATCGTTGCTTCTGAAAAAAATCACCGTTTCAAAATTATTGTGACAGACGGAGTTTTCTCAATGGACGGAATCGTTGCCGACTTGAAGGGAGTTTGCGATCTAGCCGATAAATACGATGCTTTGGTAATGGTTGATGACTCTCACGCAACTGGTTTCATCGGAAAAACTGGTCGTGGAACTCACGAAGCCAACGAAGTGATGGGTAGAGTAGACATCATTACTTCTACGCTAGGAAAAGCTTTGGGTGGTGCTTTGGGAGGATTTACTTCAGGTAAAAAAGAGATTATCGATATGTTGAGACAGCGTTCTCGTCCTTACTTATTCTCTAATTCATTGGCTCCCGGAATCGTGGGTGCAGCTTTGAAGGTGTTGGAAATGATCTCAGACGATACTTCTCTTCGTGATCAGGTAATGGAAAACGCTGAATATTTCAGAGCGGAAATGAAAGCTAAAGGTTTTGATATTCCTGATGGTGACGCTGCGATTGTTCCGGTAATGTTGTACGATGCACCATTAGCTCAGAAAATGGCCGAAAAATTAATGGATGAAGGAATTTACGTAATCGGATTCTTCTATCCAGTTGTACCGAAAGGAAAAGCGAGAATCAGAGTTCAGCTTTCTGCAGCGCATACAAGAGCACATTTGGATAAGGCAATCGTTGCTTTTGAAAAAGTAGGAAAGGAACTAGGAGTAATTTCTTAA